A single Candidatus Eisenbacteria bacterium DNA region contains:
- a CDS encoding serine hydrolase, with the protein MISKWFSKCVLVAILSCILVIDLSFAQTGAAREPAKASRTASASTGAGAKAAAPQKKSTSPTKALSKTSKATQAKKKTPVKKKRRPAASTKKKVRSSRKSSLASSSALWARAGVLFDVSDGKILFEKNADKTYPIASITKLVTALTFLDLGIDLDRVTTIEQDDIRGARKTRLRVGEQVSLIDLLHASLICSDNAATKALARESMFGNDAFIDKMNEKASELELNGAHFVDPTGLSSGNVASALGCVKLIKAATENELLASIMQTKTYYYESNIQGHQIGNTNRLLQSDWDILGGKTGFISASGYCLVTYLLDKGKEVAVVILGAPSNGRRFREARLLLERHLKTG; encoded by the coding sequence ATGATTTCAAAGTGGTTCTCAAAATGCGTGCTTGTTGCAATTTTATCGTGCATCCTTGTCATCGACCTCTCCTTTGCTCAGACCGGGGCGGCTCGAGAGCCGGCGAAAGCCAGCCGGACTGCGTCGGCCTCAACCGGTGCCGGCGCCAAGGCTGCGGCCCCGCAGAAGAAATCAACCTCACCCACGAAGGCCCTAAGTAAGACAAGCAAGGCCACCCAGGCAAAGAAAAAAACTCCGGTCAAGAAAAAGAGGCGGCCCGCAGCCTCAACTAAGAAGAAAGTCAGGAGCTCCAGGAAGTCGTCACTTGCCAGCTCATCTGCTCTCTGGGCAAGGGCCGGAGTTCTGTTTGATGTGTCGGATGGAAAGATACTCTTCGAGAAAAATGCGGACAAGACTTATCCGATTGCAAGCATAACGAAGTTGGTAACGGCTTTGACCTTTCTTGATCTCGGCATCGACCTCGATAGGGTCACGACTATCGAACAAGACGATATCAGGGGGGCCCGGAAGACCCGGCTGAGGGTGGGTGAACAAGTCTCCCTTATAGATCTTCTTCATGCCTCTCTCATATGTTCCGACAATGCCGCCACGAAGGCCCTGGCGAGAGAATCAATGTTCGGAAACGATGCGTTCATAGACAAGATGAATGAAAAGGCTTCTGAACTTGAATTGAATGGAGCTCATTTCGTCGATCCGACCGGGCTGAGCTCCGGGAATGTCGCAAGCGCACTCGGCTGCGTCAAACTCATCAAGGCGGCGACTGAAAACGAGCTCCTCGCGAGCATAATGCAGACAAAAACCTACTACTATGAGTCGAATATCCAGGGACACCAGATTGGCAATACGAACAGGCTCCTTCAATCAGATTGGGACATACTCGGAGGGAAGACCGGCTTCATAAGCGCGTCAGGATACTGCCTTGTGACCTACCTTCTTGATAAGGGGAAAGAGGTCGCTGTCGTGATCCTCGGCGCTCCTTCAAATGGGAGAAGATTTCGCGAAGCAAGACTCCTTCTTGAGCGGCACCTGAAAACAGGGTAG
- a CDS encoding mechanosensitive ion channel family protein, which translates to MVDTVAVAQREGILSSAHLAKGLIGIEWALGYAAIALFIGMILYITLTLLKRTRLISERGIIRLLAAKARFFLSLFAAFLSFYFLSAKRLAVLIDAEKGLFVAILIVLIFLIIKILDAFVYHIFEWRGRVAPLPSLLHDLIILLIYFTVFLVVLKAAYNIKLSGFLVSSAVLTMILGLALQDTLGSLIAGLTMHFEKTCHVGDWITVGNVTGEVVLLTWRSVKVRTFSGDIAVLPNSVISKSDLVNHSLPDIRHRPSIEVGTSYLAPPNKVIEILESTALETPGCLPEPRPTAFLVGYGEHSINYRLFFWASDFFAARGVGSRILVRIWYNLKRAGIVIPFPIRTVHMHEITPEREAKERTEEIIEFVSRLKGVDFLAPLPEESLRIVASNLKRMIFAKGEVLFREGDLGHSLFIVETGGARIKKAGESGREIILAQLGPGSFFGEMSLLTGEARSGTAETTEDSTFLIVDKNDFEGILKANPASAETISNIVAERLEATRKEFEKAAYEVAGAKEPTSKKLLSKIKMFFGL; encoded by the coding sequence ATGGTTGATACTGTAGCTGTCGCCCAACGAGAGGGAATCCTGTCGTCCGCGCATCTTGCGAAGGGCCTGATTGGAATTGAGTGGGCGCTGGGTTATGCAGCCATCGCCCTCTTTATCGGGATGATTCTCTACATTACGCTCACTCTTCTCAAGAGAACGCGGCTCATCAGTGAGAGAGGAATTATCAGACTCCTTGCAGCCAAGGCCAGATTTTTTTTAAGTCTTTTTGCCGCGTTTCTGTCTTTTTATTTCCTCTCTGCCAAGAGATTGGCTGTCCTGATTGATGCAGAGAAGGGGCTGTTTGTCGCCATCCTGATAGTCCTGATCTTCCTCATCATTAAGATTCTTGACGCATTCGTGTATCACATTTTTGAGTGGCGCGGCCGCGTTGCACCTCTGCCATCACTCCTTCATGACCTTATTATCCTTCTGATCTATTTCACAGTCTTTCTTGTGGTGCTCAAGGCAGCATACAACATAAAACTCAGCGGATTTCTGGTTTCATCTGCAGTCCTCACGATGATCCTGGGTCTTGCCCTTCAGGACACACTGGGAAGTCTCATCGCCGGACTCACGATGCACTTCGAGAAGACTTGCCACGTCGGGGATTGGATCACTGTCGGCAATGTGACGGGCGAGGTCGTATTGCTCACTTGGCGGTCAGTCAAAGTAAGAACGTTTTCGGGTGATATTGCTGTCCTCCCCAACAGCGTCATCTCCAAGAGTGACCTGGTTAATCACAGTCTTCCGGACATCAGGCACAGGCCGAGCATTGAGGTGGGGACGAGCTATCTTGCCCCTCCTAACAAAGTGATAGAGATTCTGGAATCCACTGCCCTTGAGACCCCCGGCTGTCTTCCTGAACCGCGGCCCACAGCATTCCTCGTCGGCTACGGAGAGCATTCCATAAACTACAGGCTTTTCTTCTGGGCTTCCGACTTTTTCGCAGCAAGGGGAGTTGGGAGCCGTATCCTGGTTAGGATCTGGTACAACCTTAAAAGGGCCGGCATAGTAATCCCGTTTCCAATCAGAACCGTTCATATGCACGAGATCACTCCTGAGCGGGAGGCGAAAGAGAGGACGGAAGAGATAATCGAGTTTGTTTCCAGACTTAAGGGTGTAGACTTTCTTGCACCTCTGCCTGAGGAGTCCCTTAGAATAGTTGCCTCGAACCTGAAGCGGATGATCTTTGCGAAAGGCGAAGTCCTGTTCAGAGAGGGAGATCTTGGTCACAGCTTGTTCATTGTCGAGACCGGAGGCGCGCGGATCAAAAAGGCAGGCGAATCCGGGCGAGAGATTATTCTCGCTCAGCTCGGCCCGGGGAGTTTCTTTGGCGAAATGTCGCTTCTTACGGGAGAGGCGAGGAGTGGGACCGCCGAGACAACGGAAGATTCAACCTTTCTAATTGTTGACAAGAATGATTTCGAAGGTATCCTAAAGGCCAATCCTGCATCCGCAGAAACCATAAGCAATATCGTTGCCGAGAGGCTTGAAGCAACGAGAAAGGAATTCGAAAAAGCAGCTTATGAAGTGGCAGGAGCCAAAGAACCCACATCAAAGAAGCTGCTCTCGAAGATAAAGATGTTCTTCGGGCTCTAG
- a CDS encoding GAF domain-containing protein, with the protein MGERERESIVAKRQAAAKRASSKKRSQRILVSDTGERVLREIKSVAKSRRTMPEKLARVVSLLKENFDTYTWVGFYFVQDDSLALGPYSGKPTIHKKIKIGEGICGSAALHKRTIIVSDVSADSRYLACSFETRSEIVVPIISKNTVVAELDIDSNYPDAFHTEDKHFLEKVSKILVPLWNKKKPKG; encoded by the coding sequence ATGGGGGAACGGGAAAGGGAATCTATTGTGGCAAAACGGCAAGCTGCGGCAAAGAGAGCTTCGAGCAAGAAGAGAAGTCAGAGAATCCTCGTTTCTGACACCGGCGAGCGGGTCCTGAGGGAAATCAAAAGCGTTGCCAAATCGCGCAGAACGATGCCCGAGAAGCTCGCCAGGGTCGTGTCCCTGCTCAAGGAAAATTTCGACACCTACACCTGGGTGGGGTTCTATTTTGTGCAGGATGACTCGCTTGCCCTGGGCCCTTACTCCGGAAAACCCACAATCCACAAGAAAATCAAGATTGGCGAAGGGATTTGCGGATCTGCCGCCCTTCACAAGCGCACCATTATTGTCTCCGACGTTTCCGCAGACTCCAGATATCTGGCTTGCAGCTTCGAGACAAGATCCGAGATTGTCGTTCCCATAATCAGCAAGAATACGGTCGTCGCAGAGCTGGACATAGACAGTAATTATCCCGATGCTTTCCACACAGAGGACAAGCATTTCCTTGAAAAAGTCTCGAAAATCCTTGTTCCTCTCTGGAACAAGAAGAAACCAAAAGGATAG
- a CDS encoding pitrilysin family protein has protein sequence MSLLRQGRESARKSFGRPSFLLLPHAGVLFVLLFLFSSFSSCFSLPGSPVELHKLDNGLTIILKEDHSRGLIALCGYVLGGARTEPPPLSGLSHYYEHLIFRGGTEKQAELETRKKFQALGTFFGYTFEDGTCYYIIVPKENLDEGLSRYVDAVMNLKPTHEKVERERQIVLEEFNQSINDNPRGLMGYRLQKTAFRVHPYGQTTIGSEDVVRTATLPTFRTFYEERYVPNQMVISAVGDFDSKEMLAKLTRAFGSYPRGKDSFELGNVEPEQNEFREVVTEMKTQESYLLLGFHIPEAGSEEAPFFDLLQQILTEGKSSRLIGALKEKESIVTSIYSYHDSFRDPGLFYIGCDLNPGQEERAVSVIFRELSLLARDGVAEDELSRVKRSVETSYAFGCETFFQQAERLCFYYATSSVDLEGMYLQRIRGAREEDINSLVRKYFGPANCTLSLVRPEAKERISFKGTVSGFNSQFAVPQAEVPVSQQAQKTELQNGMTVITKENKGASTVAMSFMIRGGLRAEPGERAGIANVTSRLLLRGTAVLTASEIAEKFDSLGVRVSTSSDRDFTEVSLEGTSSNFYPGFELLSAVLLEPVFPPQEIEKTKKEVVSEIRGLEDDSYELTHKGFAKVLYGSSPYGRTVLGDEAAVSSLSREEISEFYRRIFVPQNIVISVAGDINGEYVNKLILDKFGGLKKGTGPSFAKQEPGRAVRKTVNITKDKEQVTMNLGVPGPAAQDPDYVSLQIALRAIGSRLFFRLIYEEGLAYRMWTYLRPSFAGSPVTFELGVSGINFEKGRDTILEEIRGALDKGLGSDEIEVAKADATQRFLLSLQTNGETARALSLYETIGAGFKFAEDFPSMVKKTTAAQVTASARKYLPREDYALVTVGKIKE, from the coding sequence TTGAGTTTGCTCAGACAGGGCAGGGAATCAGCCAGAAAAAGCTTCGGGCGCCCTTCATTTCTTCTGCTTCCGCACGCGGGTGTTCTATTCGTACTTCTTTTCCTTTTCTCTTCGTTCTCAAGCTGCTTTTCGCTTCCAGGGTCCCCCGTTGAGCTTCACAAACTCGACAATGGCCTCACTATCATTCTCAAGGAAGACCATTCCCGGGGATTGATCGCACTCTGCGGGTATGTACTCGGCGGCGCGAGGACCGAACCTCCTCCATTGAGCGGATTGAGCCATTACTATGAGCACTTGATCTTCAGGGGCGGGACAGAGAAGCAGGCGGAGCTTGAGACCCGCAAGAAGTTTCAGGCGCTCGGCACATTCTTTGGCTACACCTTCGAGGATGGAACCTGCTATTACATCATAGTCCCGAAAGAAAATCTGGACGAAGGACTATCAAGATATGTAGATGCCGTAATGAACCTCAAACCCACCCACGAAAAGGTTGAAAGGGAAAGGCAGATTGTCCTTGAAGAATTCAACCAGAGCATTAATGACAATCCCAGAGGTCTGATGGGGTATCGGCTTCAGAAGACTGCTTTCCGCGTGCATCCTTACGGGCAGACAACAATCGGTTCGGAAGATGTGGTGAGAACTGCGACTCTTCCGACTTTCCGGACGTTCTACGAGGAAAGATATGTTCCGAATCAGATGGTAATCTCGGCCGTCGGAGATTTCGACTCGAAGGAAATGCTCGCCAAGCTGACCCGGGCTTTTGGATCCTACCCAAGAGGAAAAGACTCGTTTGAACTGGGCAATGTTGAGCCGGAGCAAAACGAATTCAGAGAAGTTGTGACGGAAATGAAAACGCAGGAATCCTACCTTCTTCTTGGATTCCATATACCCGAGGCAGGGAGTGAGGAAGCCCCCTTCTTTGATCTTCTTCAACAGATTCTTACTGAAGGAAAGAGCTCGCGGCTTATCGGGGCGCTGAAGGAAAAGGAAAGCATCGTGACATCGATTTACTCCTATCATGATTCCTTCAGGGACCCAGGGCTCTTCTACATAGGTTGTGATTTGAATCCCGGCCAGGAGGAAAGAGCTGTTTCTGTCATATTCAGAGAACTCTCTCTGCTCGCCCGGGATGGAGTTGCTGAAGACGAACTCTCCAGGGTAAAGCGCTCAGTTGAAACATCCTATGCTTTTGGCTGCGAGACCTTTTTCCAGCAGGCAGAGCGTCTTTGCTTTTACTATGCGACGAGCTCGGTTGATCTTGAAGGCATGTACCTTCAGAGAATAAGGGGCGCAAGGGAAGAAGATATCAACTCTCTCGTGAGAAAATATTTCGGGCCGGCCAATTGCACACTCTCGCTTGTGAGGCCCGAGGCGAAAGAGAGAATATCGTTCAAGGGCACAGTTTCTGGCTTCAACTCTCAGTTTGCCGTGCCGCAGGCGGAAGTTCCAGTCTCGCAGCAAGCGCAAAAGACTGAATTGCAGAACGGCATGACTGTCATCACCAAGGAGAATAAAGGGGCTTCCACCGTTGCCATGAGCTTCATGATCAGGGGCGGCCTGAGGGCTGAGCCCGGAGAAAGAGCAGGCATAGCCAACGTGACATCGAGACTCCTTCTAAGAGGAACAGCCGTCTTGACCGCATCGGAGATCGCAGAGAAATTCGATTCCCTTGGGGTAAGGGTCTCAACTTCATCCGACAGAGATTTCACGGAAGTCTCTCTTGAGGGTACTTCATCGAATTTCTATCCGGGGTTTGAGCTTCTCTCTGCCGTGCTTCTTGAACCTGTTTTCCCGCCCCAGGAGATCGAGAAGACCAAGAAGGAAGTCGTTTCCGAGATAAGAGGACTGGAAGACGATAGCTACGAACTCACGCACAAGGGGTTCGCCAAGGTGCTCTATGGCAGCTCTCCTTACGGGAGAACGGTCCTGGGTGACGAAGCTGCGGTCAGTTCACTCAGCAGGGAAGAAATCTCAGAATTCTACCGCCGGATTTTCGTCCCCCAGAACATCGTAATCTCGGTCGCAGGAGACATCAACGGCGAGTATGTCAACAAGTTAATCCTGGATAAGTTTGGAGGTCTTAAGAAAGGGACCGGGCCTTCCTTCGCAAAACAGGAACCCGGCCGGGCTGTCCGAAAGACAGTCAATATCACGAAAGACAAGGAACAGGTCACGATGAACCTCGGAGTACCTGGACCGGCTGCGCAGGACCCCGACTACGTTTCGCTTCAGATTGCCCTCAGGGCAATCGGCTCACGGCTATTCTTCAGGCTAATCTACGAAGAAGGACTGGCCTACAGGATGTGGACGTACCTGAGGCCCAGCTTTGCCGGAAGTCCCGTCACCTTCGAGCTCGGTGTCTCCGGAATCAACTTCGAGAAGGGAAGAGATACGATCCTCGAGGAAATAAGGGGAGCATTGGATAAAGGATTAGGCAGTGATGAAATCGAAGTCGCGAAGGCGGACGCCACGCAGCGTTTCTTGCTTTCGCTTCAGACAAACGGTGAGACAGCGCGGGCGCTGTCACTCTACGAGACTATCGGCGCCGGTTTTAAGTTCGCCGAAGACTTCCCTTCCATGGTGAAGAAGACCACGGCCGCTCAGGTTACTGCTTCTGCAAGAAAGTACCTCCCGCGGGAAGACTACGCGCTTGTGACAGTGGGGAAAATCAAGGAATAA